From the Maioricimonas rarisocia genome, one window contains:
- a CDS encoding DUF5615 family PIN-like protein, which yields MKLLVDMSLSPTWCDVLKSEGWNSLHWIDVGSSSAPDREIMEFPRIEGYVVFTHDLDFGSMLAATQAKGPSVVQVRTQDVRPASTAPILMPVLRQHEAELERGALLIIDPGRCRLRLLPLTGS from the coding sequence GTGAAGCTCCTTGTCGACATGAGTCTGTCGCCGACCTGGTGCGATGTCCTCAAGTCGGAAGGGTGGAATTCTCTCCACTGGATTGACGTGGGATCTTCCAGTGCACCGGACCGAGAGATCATGGAGTTCCCACGTATTGAGGGATACGTCGTCTTCACCCACGACCTGGATTTCGGATCGATGCTTGCGGCGACCCAGGCGAAGGGGCCGAGTGTCGTGCAGGTGCGCACTCAGGACGTGCGACCGGCGAGCACCGCACCGATACTGATGCCGGTTCTGCGACAACATGAGGCGGAACTGGAACGGGGTGCACTGCTGATCATCGACCCCGGCCGCTGCCGACTACGATTGCTGCCACTTACTGGAAGCTGA
- a CDS encoding efflux RND transporter permease subunit, whose amino-acid sequence MTDGTPRNRLDRLAQLLLRYRVGLLIAGLLLTVLAIEPASRLELDESIESFYAEDDPYLAAWRDSKEWFGGDEFVLVAYSDPDILQTENLERLREFARELSEVPGIRPESTQSLASTLRPKDASLPVRLFLRFPITRDRLLEFSRHVLIGSDDETTAIVLRLMPEEQASVPRSETFARIRELAAAHDPPAYVAGEPVQVHDMFRYVEQDATTLGLASSGLLLLVILLLFRSIRWVVLPLLIVQVTLVWTRAALVLSGLKLSMVSSMLNSLVTIIGIATVTHVTVTWREFRKTMDRPEAFRQTFIRLAPAIFWTCVTTSIGFAALLSSQITPVRSFGIMMGMGTLLVLASTFLLLPGGILIGRFDTDPRSTPAEGRLLSGLAGITRWTARRPLIVSALALTLMGIAFAGFFRLRVETDFSKNFRDSSRLVQSLDYFESRLGGVGNWEVHFTAPEEIDQESLDRLRALAGDLRELQLDDGTRLTKVITLADGLDFIPGIAARTPQRKLSLLRDFQPEFVPGLYDQEAGKMRVVLRALEQQPAEVKLTLIDAVEEKSREHFPDARATGLYVLLAYLISSLLADQIVSFALAAAGIAIAMTIAFRNVWIGLISLVPNVFPILLVIGGMGWTGIPINIGTAMIASVSMGLTVDSSIHYLSGYRRARLAGADHFEAVRQTHGSVGRALVFANVALVLGFTVLSLSNFIPLIYFGVLVSVAMFGGLLGNLVLLPVLLRWVRWIPEAETADDATHLAAADATG is encoded by the coding sequence TTGACCGACGGCACGCCCAGGAACCGGCTCGACCGACTCGCACAGCTGCTGCTGAGGTACCGTGTCGGACTGCTGATCGCCGGGCTGCTGCTGACGGTCCTTGCGATCGAGCCCGCCTCCCGACTCGAACTGGACGAGTCGATCGAATCGTTCTATGCCGAGGACGATCCGTACCTGGCTGCCTGGCGGGACAGCAAGGAGTGGTTCGGCGGAGACGAGTTCGTCCTGGTCGCCTACTCCGACCCGGACATCCTCCAGACTGAAAACCTCGAGCGACTGCGGGAGTTCGCCCGCGAGTTGAGCGAGGTACCCGGCATCCGTCCCGAGAGCACGCAGAGTCTCGCCAGCACGCTTCGCCCCAAAGATGCTTCGCTCCCGGTCCGACTCTTCCTGCGATTCCCGATTACCCGGGACCGGTTGCTGGAGTTCTCGCGGCACGTTCTGATCGGCTCCGACGACGAAACGACGGCGATCGTGCTGAGGCTGATGCCCGAAGAGCAGGCGTCGGTTCCCCGCAGCGAGACGTTCGCCCGCATCCGAGAACTGGCCGCCGCCCACGATCCCCCCGCCTATGTCGCCGGCGAACCGGTCCAGGTGCACGACATGTTCCGCTACGTGGAACAGGACGCCACGACGCTGGGACTCGCCTCTTCGGGACTGCTGCTGCTGGTCATCCTGCTGCTGTTTCGCAGCATCCGCTGGGTCGTGCTGCCACTGCTGATCGTGCAGGTGACGCTTGTCTGGACGCGGGCCGCCCTGGTCCTCTCCGGCCTGAAGCTGAGCATGGTCAGCTCGATGCTCAACTCGCTGGTGACGATCATCGGCATCGCCACGGTGACCCACGTGACCGTCACGTGGCGCGAATTCCGCAAGACGATGGATCGACCAGAAGCGTTCCGCCAGACGTTTATCCGACTTGCCCCCGCTATCTTCTGGACCTGCGTGACGACCTCGATCGGGTTCGCCGCCCTGCTTTCGAGCCAGATTACCCCGGTTCGCAGCTTCGGCATCATGATGGGCATGGGAACGCTGCTGGTCCTGGCGAGCACCTTCCTGCTGCTGCCGGGAGGCATCCTGATCGGGCGTTTCGACACCGACCCCCGCAGCACACCTGCCGAAGGGCGGCTGCTCTCGGGGCTGGCGGGGATCACGCGGTGGACGGCCCGCCGTCCGCTGATCGTCTCGGCCCTGGCCCTGACCCTGATGGGGATCGCCTTTGCCGGATTCTTCCGTCTGCGGGTGGAGACCGATTTCAGCAAGAACTTTCGGGATTCGAGCCGGCTCGTGCAGTCGCTGGACTACTTTGAATCGCGACTGGGAGGCGTCGGCAACTGGGAAGTCCACTTCACCGCGCCCGAAGAGATTGACCAGGAATCGCTCGATCGGCTCCGCGCGCTGGCGGGCGACCTGCGGGAGCTTCAGCTCGACGACGGGACGCGGCTGACGAAAGTCATCACACTGGCCGACGGTCTCGATTTCATCCCCGGGATCGCGGCCCGGACGCCCCAACGCAAACTGTCGCTGCTGCGGGATTTCCAGCCGGAGTTTGTCCCCGGTCTGTATGACCAGGAGGCGGGCAAGATGAGGGTCGTTCTGCGGGCTCTCGAGCAGCAGCCGGCCGAAGTCAAGCTGACGCTGATCGATGCCGTCGAGGAGAAATCCCGGGAACACTTTCCCGACGCCCGGGCGACCGGCCTGTACGTGCTGCTGGCCTATCTGATTTCGAGCCTGCTGGCCGACCAGATCGTCAGCTTTGCGCTCGCCGCGGCCGGCATTGCCATCGCGATGACAATCGCCTTCCGCAACGTCTGGATCGGCCTGATCTCTCTGGTACCGAACGTGTTCCCGATTCTGCTGGTGATTGGCGGAATGGGTTGGACCGGGATCCCGATCAACATCGGCACTGCGATGATTGCGAGCGTTTCGATGGGACTGACGGTCGATTCGAGCATCCATTACCTCAGCGGTTACCGGCGGGCGCGGCTGGCCGGCGCGGACCATTTCGAGGCGGTCCGCCAGACGCATGGCTCGGTGGGACGGGCCCTGGTCTTCGCAAATGTCGCGCTTGTCCTCGGATTTACCGTCCTGTCCCTGTCGAACTTTATCCCGCTGATCTACTTTGGAGTTCTTGTCAGTGTGGCGATGTTCGGCGGCCTGCTGGGAAATCTGGTGCTGCTGCCGGTTCTGCTCCGCTGGGTCCGCTGGATCCCCGAAGCCGAAACGGCCGACGACGCCACGCACCTCGCCGCCGCCGACGCGACGGGGTGA
- a CDS encoding DUF433 domain-containing protein, protein MAEFERITFDPQVMGGKPCLRGMRVTVGTIVGLIASGATDEEILADYPYLEAADITAALSYAAWRSEEIEIPLPQP, encoded by the coding sequence ATGGCAGAGTTCGAACGCATCACATTCGACCCACAGGTGATGGGCGGCAAGCCGTGTCTCCGAGGGATGCGGGTAACGGTCGGAACAATTGTGGGCCTGATCGCGAGCGGTGCAACGGACGAAGAGATTCTCGCCGACTATCCGTATCTCGAGGCCGCAGACATTACCGCTGCACTGTCGTACGCGGCCTGGCGGTCTGAAGAGATCGAGATCCCATTGCCACAGCCGTGA
- the map gene encoding type I methionyl aminopeptidase, with protein MRRLLTPRRGRKLPTYNSEDERNGLRAAGRFNASLLDLLRPHIVEGTTTAELDRIAEEYTRDHGHIPACLGYNGYPRCICTSVNEVVCHGIPNDTPLKSGDIINVDCTTIVDGWYGDSSETFLIGECSDDARRLAQASFDSMWHAIRNLQPYSSVIEIGFSITRFIQPLGFGVVENFQGHGIGRRFHQEPGVPHVPFRRSRADVLYPGVSFTIEPMINLGGKETHGPLEDGWTVVTRDGSLSAQFEHQILMTEEGPEILTLTENGPQEGHQF; from the coding sequence ATGCGCCGACTGCTGACGCCTCGACGCGGCCGCAAACTGCCTACGTACAACTCGGAAGACGAGCGGAACGGCCTGCGCGCCGCAGGTCGTTTTAACGCCTCTCTGCTTGACCTGCTGCGGCCCCACATCGTCGAGGGAACCACAACAGCGGAACTGGACCGGATTGCGGAAGAATACACCCGCGACCACGGCCACATTCCGGCTTGCCTGGGGTACAACGGGTATCCCAGGTGCATCTGCACCAGCGTCAACGAAGTTGTCTGCCACGGCATCCCGAACGACACGCCGCTCAAGAGTGGCGACATCATTAACGTCGACTGCACGACCATCGTCGACGGCTGGTACGGGGATTCGTCCGAGACATTTCTGATCGGCGAGTGCTCCGACGATGCCCGCCGCCTGGCGCAGGCGTCGTTCGATTCGATGTGGCACGCGATCCGCAATCTGCAGCCCTATTCGTCGGTGATCGAGATCGGCTTCTCGATCACCCGGTTCATCCAGCCGCTCGGATTCGGTGTCGTGGAAAACTTCCAGGGGCATGGCATCGGCCGCCGGTTTCACCAGGAACCGGGCGTTCCTCACGTCCCCTTTCGGCGTTCGCGGGCGGATGTCCTGTATCCCGGCGTCAGCTTTACCATCGAGCCGATGATCAATCTCGGGGGCAAGGAGACGCATGGTCCGCTGGAGGACGGCTGGACGGTCGTGACGCGGGACGGTTCACTCTCCGCCCAGTTCGAGCACCAGATCCTGATGACCGAGGAGGGACCGGAGATTCTGACCCTCACCGAAAACGGCCCGCAGGAAGGTCACCAGTTCTGA
- a CDS encoding ArnT family glycosyltransferase, producing the protein MPVSGHRRLTLIVLIGLFLRAGVMLSAPERLLDDRDTYIGLATGIAEGRGFSIPGTDQPTAYRPVLYPLVLSIGIRWAPALWIAAINLTAAATTIVLTWLLARRLSFGDRGALVAAGLVAVDPLLVLYAAYPMTETFFTALVALLLVTAFPAGPALTRPRAAVVGALFGLTALSRPSVWAFGGLWAGLSVAHALWTRTRSFDNGSRLPVTNWAIVAGTSLLVVAPWGIRNWMVFGRPILMTTHGGYTILLGNNEAFYKEVVAQPLGTVWDGSQGPGQAAWVDGLHAEMEAAGLETDLERDRFMSRRAWQTIREHPQLFVRASLLRLLRFWNIVPSGPAADAVPTAIRWSVGFGYGVYWLLALAGVWHALRSRDVRWWTLVLLVVSFSLVHTLYWSNARMRAPVMPAVAVLAAWAVDRLVSRRQNGSVSLNANDEAGR; encoded by the coding sequence ATGCCTGTATCCGGACACCGCAGACTGACGCTGATTGTACTGATCGGACTGTTCCTTCGGGCCGGCGTCATGCTCTCCGCCCCCGAAAGGCTGCTCGACGACCGGGACACGTACATCGGGCTGGCGACGGGAATCGCTGAGGGACGCGGCTTCTCGATCCCCGGAACCGACCAGCCGACCGCGTACCGCCCCGTCCTCTACCCGCTGGTGCTGTCGATCGGAATTCGATGGGCACCTGCACTGTGGATCGCCGCGATCAATCTCACTGCGGCAGCGACGACGATCGTGCTGACCTGGCTGCTGGCCCGACGGTTGAGCTTCGGTGATCGCGGTGCCCTTGTCGCGGCCGGACTGGTGGCGGTCGATCCGCTGCTCGTGCTGTATGCCGCGTATCCGATGACGGAAACGTTCTTCACGGCACTGGTGGCGTTGCTGCTCGTCACGGCGTTCCCGGCAGGTCCTGCGCTCACGCGGCCTCGTGCCGCCGTCGTGGGAGCTCTGTTCGGACTGACGGCGCTGTCTCGTCCCTCCGTCTGGGCGTTTGGCGGACTGTGGGCCGGGCTGAGTGTTGCACACGCGCTGTGGACCAGGACCCGTAGTTTCGACAATGGATCCAGGCTGCCGGTCACCAACTGGGCCATCGTCGCCGGCACGTCGCTGCTGGTCGTCGCCCCGTGGGGAATCCGCAACTGGATGGTCTTCGGTCGACCGATTCTGATGACGACACACGGCGGATACACAATCCTGCTGGGGAACAACGAAGCGTTCTACAAAGAAGTCGTCGCACAGCCGCTGGGCACCGTGTGGGACGGATCGCAGGGGCCAGGGCAGGCGGCCTGGGTCGATGGGCTGCATGCCGAGATGGAGGCGGCCGGACTCGAAACTGACCTCGAGCGGGACCGGTTCATGTCCCGCCGGGCATGGCAGACGATCCGGGAGCATCCGCAGTTGTTCGTGAGGGCTAGCCTGCTGCGGCTACTGCGGTTCTGGAACATCGTGCCGAGCGGTCCGGCGGCCGATGCCGTCCCAACCGCGATCCGCTGGAGCGTGGGGTTCGGCTATGGGGTCTACTGGCTGCTCGCGCTGGCAGGAGTGTGGCACGCGCTGCGCAGCCGCGACGTCCGCTGGTGGACGCTGGTGCTGCTGGTGGTCAGCTTCTCGCTGGTTCACACGCTGTACTGGAGCAACGCCCGAATGCGGGCCCCGGTGATGCCGGCGGTCGCCGTTCTGGCGGCCTGGGCGGTCGATCGACTCGTTTCGCGTCGCCAGAACGGATCGGTCTCTTTGAATGCAAACGACGAAGCCGGGCGTTAG
- a CDS encoding fumarylacetoacetate hydrolase family protein, producing the protein MRLCRYLFDDEPRLGFFSDDTVLPLLAVAVVTKTDLPESLLLTDYLPGGPHRNAILNLQHKLADLDASRIAEISLPVSDVKLLVPIEAPGKLLLLAGNYSKHIEEGGGKAEERAKTFPYVFMKPPATTLTHPGDPVKIPAVSPDEIDWELELAIVVGRECKGVSEADALDYVAGYTVINDISDRAFRPNPGRNERPKDGFFDWLHGKWHDTFCPMGPAILPADEVADPQKLKMKLTVNETVEQDASTAEMVFPVAAIIEFISSFVTLHPGDVISTGTPDGVGKAKGKFLKAGDQMEAWIENIGSLKNPVI; encoded by the coding sequence GTGAGACTCTGCCGCTATCTGTTCGACGACGAACCCCGCCTCGGCTTCTTCAGCGACGACACCGTGCTGCCGCTGCTGGCGGTCGCCGTAGTCACCAAGACCGATCTCCCGGAGTCGCTGCTGCTTACGGACTACCTGCCCGGCGGTCCGCACCGTAACGCGATTCTGAACCTGCAGCACAAGCTGGCGGATCTGGACGCGAGCAGGATCGCAGAGATCTCACTGCCGGTTTCGGACGTGAAGCTGCTGGTGCCGATCGAAGCACCCGGCAAGCTGTTGCTTCTGGCCGGCAACTATTCGAAGCACATCGAGGAGGGGGGCGGCAAGGCGGAAGAACGGGCGAAGACGTTCCCGTACGTGTTCATGAAGCCGCCGGCGACCACGCTCACGCACCCCGGCGATCCCGTGAAGATCCCTGCCGTCTCGCCGGACGAGATCGACTGGGAACTGGAGTTGGCGATTGTCGTCGGGCGCGAATGCAAAGGCGTTTCCGAAGCAGATGCCCTCGACTACGTCGCCGGTTACACCGTCATCAATGACATTTCCGACCGGGCCTTTCGTCCCAATCCGGGGCGGAACGAGCGACCGAAGGACGGGTTCTTCGACTGGCTGCACGGCAAGTGGCACGACACCTTCTGCCCGATGGGACCGGCCATCCTCCCCGCCGATGAAGTCGCCGATCCTCAAAAGCTGAAAATGAAACTGACGGTCAATGAAACCGTCGAACAGGACGCCTCGACTGCGGAAATGGTGTTTCCCGTCGCGGCCATCATCGAATTTATTTCGAGCTTCGTGACGCTGCACCCCGGAGATGTCATCTCGACCGGAACTCCGGACGGCGTCGGTAAGGCGAAGGGTAAGTTCCTCAAGGCGGGCGATCAGATGGAGGCCTGGATCGAAAACATCGGTTCGCTGAAGAACCCCGTCATCTGA
- a CDS encoding glycosyltransferase family 2 protein, which yields MTHPEVDGTAQSEETATQLPPRGRVVAIMPAYNAAQTLEQTVADIPEGSVDEVVLVDDCSSDNTVEIARQLGLTVIEHQTNLGYGGNQKTCYRRALESGADYIVMIHPDYQYDSRVIPVAVEIIRLGICDVVLGSRIRTRQEALEGGMPVWKYIANRILTTVENIALGQNLGDFHSGFRAYRREVLESIPIENNTDDFAFDSQFLAQSVYWGYKVGDIPVPVRYFDEASSINFSRSVKYGLTTLWILSQFWLQKLRLARFRIFEKPK from the coding sequence ATGACGCATCCGGAGGTCGACGGCACCGCGCAGTCTGAAGAAACGGCAACGCAGCTGCCCCCGCGTGGGCGCGTCGTCGCCATCATGCCCGCCTACAACGCGGCACAGACTCTTGAGCAGACGGTTGCCGACATCCCCGAAGGCTCGGTCGACGAAGTGGTGCTGGTCGACGACTGCAGCAGCGACAACACCGTCGAGATCGCCCGCCAGCTCGGCCTGACGGTGATCGAGCATCAGACGAACCTCGGCTACGGCGGCAATCAGAAGACCTGCTACCGCCGGGCGCTCGAGTCGGGGGCCGACTACATCGTGATGATTCACCCGGACTACCAGTACGACAGTCGGGTCATTCCGGTCGCGGTCGAGATTATCCGGTTGGGAATCTGCGATGTCGTGCTTGGTTCGCGGATCCGGACACGGCAGGAAGCCCTCGAAGGAGGGATGCCGGTCTGGAAGTACATCGCCAACCGGATCCTGACCACCGTCGAGAACATTGCCCTGGGGCAGAATCTGGGTGACTTCCACAGCGGCTTCCGGGCGTACCGCCGCGAGGTGCTCGAGTCGATCCCGATTGAGAACAACACGGACGACTTCGCGTTCGACAGCCAGTTTCTGGCGCAGTCGGTCTACTGGGGCTACAAGGTGGGCGACATTCCGGTGCCCGTCCGCTACTTCGACGAGGCGTCGAGCATCAACTTCAGCCGGAGTGTGAAGTACGGGCTGACGACGCTGTGGATTCTCTCACAGTTCTGGCTGCAGAAGCTGCGACTGGCCCGGTTCCGGATCTTCGAGAAGCCGAAGTGA
- a CDS encoding DUF11 domain-containing protein, which yields MLNALWKGIALVGVIAVGCIVVVQAQHVLNQQKPDASSGDFAKLDGDSSGAPSDSDEADSGSDATGAGELPPVQQEPTLAKLDFPDPAGDQFGAAPSEPHADDDAALMPIAQREPAETAEAESQSNPFAFLDSGPPSQNEPAAAPAQDEPAQPNPFAAIAHATPQQPDAEPEAPGRASYNPFAIDETPAAEGEPATPSTRELAASDSQQPGRVFMDNPAAATEDSPSEMRVAQADSSLKPLPPEHPGPVLMTPPAANSPEPSPHRTGLVPALAETESDTPTGPQIEPAAAEEAAPANDTPVFIPFAPNRESATTAQDAPAEESEITTPETLGPDPFSFPDDLTESPNQSSDMPLGAPAATSTPEVADNPFATPAEDEQPTPAEPNPFAESSIPATAGGQDAGNGELQMRPLDRSAPDAATPPAETDGGPFGNPVPAADPFSAPPQNEPEDPDTSDAPVNSDAPETGGEAEPLPQLDFGGNERPRLSIPGGAMPRERSSIPTVAQPGPSPAESAADTAPEAEPEGESIPLPSLDMPAAEPEPATEEPTPLPEFSFDPEPAEPQPVQPEPEPVQIMPAEPESTQPEPVQPQPAQPEPSSIPLTSEPVERSNPPSRPDAMELVGDAVPDRTAPAGPQQPELKIEKIAPPQAILGEPVIYEILIRNVGDSAAQDVIVEDRIPRGATLTGTKPRAELIDRRLTWRLGSIKPGQEESIKIRVIPTEPGEIGSVATVRFVAAVTASTVITSPKIDIAIHGPRELVVGEPATFRFKLTNNGSADADKVYVRNVLPIGLSHEGGRDLEYEIGKLPAGKSREVELTVTAVQTGEFQNQAMGIIGTSSKCEATIPVRVIDSRLSIKRTGPARRFVGRPATYETVVTNHSAQTLRNITVDEELPTGLEPAGLPEGGRYDAAKRKNTWMIGQLEPGQSQTFQSKLLATQTGRLQTYVSVSDAAGNRAEATSELEAAGVSSLTVDVLDTSHDGRPIPVGEQVSLRLKVRNRGSAEANNVQVVFELPDELEFVTANGPVDFEQDGQSVRFAVVEQLGVDEESEFDVVLSASREGTTRVKAKLSSAEQGLIIQDQPVRIY from the coding sequence ATGCTGAACGCGCTTTGGAAGGGCATTGCACTCGTCGGCGTCATTGCTGTCGGTTGCATCGTTGTCGTGCAGGCGCAGCACGTCCTCAATCAGCAGAAACCCGATGCCAGTTCCGGCGACTTCGCCAAACTCGACGGCGATTCGTCCGGAGCCCCCTCCGATTCGGACGAAGCAGATTCCGGCTCCGACGCAACCGGTGCCGGCGAACTGCCTCCCGTGCAGCAGGAACCGACGCTGGCGAAGCTGGACTTTCCCGATCCGGCTGGCGATCAGTTCGGTGCGGCTCCGAGCGAACCCCACGCTGACGACGACGCTGCACTGATGCCGATCGCGCAGCGGGAACCCGCAGAGACTGCTGAGGCGGAATCGCAGTCCAATCCCTTCGCGTTTCTGGACAGCGGCCCCCCTTCCCAGAACGAGCCCGCCGCCGCTCCCGCACAGGACGAACCGGCACAGCCCAACCCGTTCGCCGCGATCGCACACGCGACACCTCAGCAGCCCGATGCCGAACCGGAGGCCCCCGGGCGTGCCAGCTACAATCCATTCGCAATCGACGAGACGCCTGCGGCGGAGGGCGAGCCAGCCACTCCGTCTACACGCGAACTGGCTGCATCCGACTCACAGCAGCCCGGCCGCGTGTTCATGGACAACCCCGCTGCCGCGACTGAGGACTCCCCGTCCGAGATGCGGGTGGCCCAGGCCGACTCGTCACTGAAGCCATTGCCGCCCGAGCATCCCGGCCCGGTTCTGATGACGCCGCCGGCAGCAAACAGCCCCGAGCCGTCCCCCCATCGGACTGGCCTGGTCCCGGCTCTGGCTGAGACCGAATCGGACACCCCGACCGGCCCGCAGATCGAACCGGCTGCGGCGGAAGAGGCGGCACCGGCCAACGACACCCCCGTCTTCATTCCCTTCGCCCCGAACCGCGAGTCGGCCACCACCGCCCAGGACGCCCCGGCGGAAGAGTCCGAAATCACCACGCCCGAAACACTCGGGCCGGACCCGTTCTCCTTCCCGGATGATTTGACGGAATCGCCGAACCAGTCGTCAGACATGCCGCTCGGCGCTCCGGCCGCAACGTCCACGCCGGAAGTTGCCGACAACCCGTTTGCCACACCAGCGGAAGACGAGCAGCCCACACCGGCCGAACCCAATCCGTTCGCCGAATCATCGATTCCCGCGACGGCTGGCGGTCAGGACGCCGGGAACGGCGAATTGCAGATGCGGCCCCTCGATCGCTCAGCGCCGGACGCTGCCACTCCGCCAGCCGAGACGGACGGCGGACCATTCGGCAACCCGGTCCCGGCAGCCGACCCGTTTTCTGCCCCGCCGCAGAACGAACCTGAAGATCCGGACACTTCGGACGCGCCGGTCAACTCGGACGCACCGGAGACCGGTGGAGAAGCAGAGCCGCTTCCGCAGCTCGACTTCGGCGGCAATGAACGACCTCGACTCTCGATTCCCGGCGGCGCGATGCCTCGGGAACGGAGTTCGATCCCCACAGTCGCACAACCAGGGCCGAGCCCAGCCGAATCTGCTGCCGACACTGCTCCCGAAGCCGAACCGGAAGGTGAGTCGATCCCGCTGCCGTCGCTCGACATGCCTGCCGCCGAGCCGGAACCTGCAACCGAAGAGCCGACGCCCCTGCCGGAGTTTTCCTTCGATCCCGAACCGGCAGAACCTCAGCCGGTCCAGCCCGAGCCCGAGCCGGTGCAGATCATGCCGGCCGAGCCGGAGTCGACGCAGCCGGAACCCGTCCAACCGCAACCGGCCCAGCCGGAGCCCTCTTCCATTCCTCTTACTTCGGAACCGGTTGAGCGATCCAATCCGCCTTCCCGGCCGGATGCAATGGAGCTTGTCGGCGATGCCGTACCGGACCGTACCGCTCCCGCCGGCCCGCAACAGCCGGAACTGAAGATCGAAAAGATCGCTCCCCCGCAGGCCATCCTCGGCGAACCGGTCATCTACGAGATCCTCATCCGGAATGTCGGCGACAGTGCAGCCCAGGATGTGATCGTCGAAGATCGCATTCCTCGTGGCGCCACGCTGACCGGTACGAAGCCGCGGGCCGAACTGATCGACCGTCGCCTCACCTGGCGACTCGGCAGCATCAAGCCGGGCCAGGAAGAGTCGATCAAGATTCGCGTCATTCCGACTGAACCGGGCGAGATCGGCAGTGTGGCGACCGTCCGCTTTGTCGCGGCCGTCACGGCCAGTACCGTGATCACCTCGCCGAAGATCGACATCGCCATCCATGGACCGCGGGAACTTGTCGTCGGCGAGCCGGCGACCTTCCGCTTCAAGCTGACCAACAACGGCAGCGCCGATGCCGACAAGGTCTACGTCCGTAACGTGCTGCCGATCGGCCTGTCGCACGAAGGTGGCCGCGATCTCGAATACGAGATCGGGAAGCTGCCCGCCGGCAAGAGCCGCGAAGTGGAACTGACGGTGACTGCAGTGCAGACCGGCGAGTTCCAGAACCAGGCGATGGGCATTATCGGAACCAGCAGCAAGTGCGAAGCAACTATCCCCGTGCGGGTCATCGACTCGCGGCTGTCGATCAAACGGACCGGACCGGCCCGCCGCTTCGTCGGTCGACCCGCAACCTACGAAACGGTCGTGACCAACCACTCGGCCCAGACGCTGAGGAACATCACCGTCGATGAAGAGCTGCCCACCGGTCTCGAACCGGCCGGACTTCCCGAAGGCGGCCGCTACGACGCGGCGAAACGCAAGAACACCTGGATGATCGGTCAGCTCGAACCGGGTCAGTCACAGACCTTCCAGTCGAAGCTGCTGGCCACGCAGACCGGCCGATTGCAAACGTACGTTTCGGTCTCCGACGCAGCCGGCAATCGTGCCGAGGCCACTTCGGAACTCGAAGCGGCAGGCGTCTCTTCGCTGACCGTCGACGTGCTCGACACTTCGCACGATGGTCGTCCGATTCCCGTCGGCGAGCAGGTGTCGCTGCGACTGAAGGTGCGAAACCGGGGATCGGCCGAAGCGAACAACGTGCAGGTCGTTTTCGAGCTGCCGGACGAGCTGGAATTCGTGACGGCAAACGGCCCGGTCGACTTTGAGCAGGACGGCCAGAGTGTCCGCTTCGCGGTGGTCGAACAGCTCGGCGTTGACGAAGAAAGTGAGTTCGACGTCGTGCTCAGCGCGTCGCGCGAAGGAACGACCCGCGTCAAAGCGAAGCTCTCCAGTGCCGAGCAGGGATTGATCATCCAGGACCAGCCGGTCCGGATCTACTGA